In Lysobacter luteus, a single window of DNA contains:
- the pyrH gene encoding UMP kinase, with product MPQLAYRRILLKLSGEALMGSEDYGIDPKVINRLANEVIEAQAAGAEIALVVGGGNIFRGAGLAAGGMDRVTGDHMGMLATVINALAMQDALEKLGGKARVMSAIKINDVCEDYIRRRAIRHLEKGRLVIFAAGTGNPFFTTDSGAALRAIEIGADLLLKATKVDGVYDKDPNKHPDAVRFDQLSYDEVLARNLQVMDTAAFALARDSDLPLRIFDMSQPGELLRILRGEQIGTLVQGRS from the coding sequence ATGCCCCAGCTCGCCTATCGCCGCATTCTCCTGAAACTGTCCGGCGAGGCGCTGATGGGGAGCGAGGACTACGGCATCGACCCCAAGGTCATCAACCGCCTCGCCAACGAGGTGATCGAGGCCCAGGCGGCCGGCGCGGAGATCGCCCTGGTGGTGGGTGGCGGCAACATCTTCCGCGGCGCCGGCCTTGCGGCCGGTGGCATGGACCGGGTGACCGGCGACCACATGGGCATGCTGGCCACCGTGATCAACGCACTGGCCATGCAGGACGCGCTCGAGAAGCTCGGCGGCAAGGCGCGCGTGATGAGCGCCATCAAGATCAACGACGTGTGCGAGGACTACATCCGGCGCCGCGCCATCCGCCACCTGGAGAAGGGCCGGCTGGTGATTTTCGCCGCCGGCACCGGCAACCCGTTCTTCACCACAGATTCGGGCGCGGCACTGCGCGCGATCGAGATCGGGGCCGACCTGCTGCTCAAGGCGACCAAGGTCGACGGCGTCTACGACAAGGATCCGAACAAGCACCCCGACGCCGTGCGCTTCGACCAGCTGAGCTACGACGAGGTCCTCGCCCGCAACCTGCAGGTGATGGACACCGCCGCGTTCGCCCTGGCCCGCGACAGCGACCTGCCGCTGCGCATCTTCGACATGAGCCAGCCCGGCGAACTGCTGCGCATCCTGCGCGGCGAGCAGATCGGCACGCTGGTGCAGGGACGCAGCTGA
- a CDS encoding cation diffusion facilitator family transporter codes for MHAHDHHQGTRAFAAVTLINLAFTVIEAGYGFATNSLALLSDALHNLGDVLGLGLAWGAAVLARRMPTDRHTYGWRRATLLSPLANAVLLVAFSGALAWEAIRRFNAPPEIPAWPVILVALLGIAVNLGSAWFVRDGHDHDLNRRGAFLHLMADAGVSLAAVLAGTGMLWLGWAWLDPMIALLIGLVVAASAFGLLRESFNAAMDAVPRSIDQEAVRGFLAGQPGVRAVHHLHIWSLGAGEIAMTAHLVRPDARDHDAFIDRVNLALDQRFGINHPTLQIEHGTACEHDRHDRAPHGH; via the coding sequence ATGCACGCCCACGACCACCATCAGGGCACCCGCGCATTCGCCGCGGTGACCCTCATCAACCTGGCGTTCACCGTCATCGAAGCGGGGTACGGCTTTGCCACCAACTCGCTGGCATTGCTGTCGGACGCGCTGCACAACCTCGGCGACGTGCTGGGCCTCGGGTTGGCCTGGGGCGCCGCGGTGCTGGCCCGCCGGATGCCGACCGATCGCCACACCTACGGCTGGCGCCGCGCCACCCTGCTCTCCCCCCTCGCCAACGCGGTGTTGCTGGTCGCCTTCTCGGGCGCCCTTGCATGGGAAGCGATCCGGCGCTTCAACGCACCGCCCGAAATCCCGGCGTGGCCGGTGATCCTGGTGGCGTTGCTTGGCATCGCGGTCAACCTGGGATCGGCCTGGTTCGTGCGCGACGGACATGACCACGACCTCAATCGTCGCGGCGCGTTCCTCCACCTGATGGCCGACGCCGGGGTCTCACTTGCCGCGGTACTCGCGGGCACCGGCATGCTGTGGTTGGGTTGGGCCTGGCTGGATCCGATGATCGCACTGCTGATCGGGCTGGTGGTCGCGGCCAGCGCGTTCGGCTTGCTGCGCGAGAGCTTCAACGCCGCCATGGACGCCGTGCCGCGCTCGATCGACCAGGAGGCGGTGCGCGGTTTCCTGGCCGGGCAGCCCGGGGTCAGGGCGGTCCACCACCTGCATATCTGGTCGCTGGGGGCCGGCGAGATCGCGATGACCGCGCACCTGGTCCGCCCGGACGCTCGCGACCACGATGCCTTCATCGATCGGGTCAACCTGGCGCTCGACCAGCGCTTCGGCATCAACCATCCGACCCTGCAGATCGAGCACGGCACCGCCTGCGAGCACGATCGCCACGACCGCGCGCCGCACGGCCATTAG
- the frr gene encoding ribosome recycling factor: protein MLDEIKKDAQTRMNKSVESLRHDLTKVRTGRASTALVDHLKVNYYGSDMPLTQVASVAVTDARSLTITPWEKQMVSAVEKAIINSDLGLTPNTAGTVIRINLPALTEERRKELSKHVHGEGENAKVAIRNIRRDANHQVKELLKEKLISEDDAARSETEIQKLTDDGIKNVDEVVKAKEQELMAV from the coding sequence ATGCTCGACGAGATCAAGAAAGACGCCCAGACCCGCATGAACAAGAGCGTCGAGTCGCTGCGCCACGACCTGACCAAGGTCCGCACCGGCCGCGCTTCGACCGCACTGGTCGACCACCTGAAGGTCAACTACTACGGGTCGGACATGCCGCTGACCCAGGTCGCCAGCGTGGCCGTCACCGACGCCCGCTCGCTCACCATCACCCCGTGGGAGAAGCAGATGGTCTCCGCGGTGGAGAAGGCGATCATCAACTCCGACCTCGGCCTGACCCCGAATACCGCCGGCACCGTGATCCGGATCAACCTGCCCGCCCTGACCGAGGAGCGCCGCAAGGAGCTGTCCAAACACGTGCACGGCGAAGGCGAGAACGCCAAGGTCGCGATCCGCAACATCCGCCGCGACGCGAACCACCAGGTCAAGGAGCTGCTCAAGGAGAAGCTCATCTCCGAGGACGACGCCGCCCGCAGCGAGACGGAAATCCAGAAGCTGACCGACGACGGCATCAAGAACGTCGACGAGGTGGTCAAGGCCAAGGAGCAGGAGTTGATGGCCGTCTGA
- the uppS gene encoding polyprenyl diphosphate synthase: protein MSSETGSAARIPRHLAVIMDGNGRWAQRRRRPRVIGHRAGARAVNVCVDFCLAKGIEVLTLFAFSSENWGRPEDEVGALMKLFMGALEREVDELDRRGVRVRFIGERERFSDAIVARMDAAEAQTAGNAKLHLVIAASYGGRWDIARAARLLAQDVADGKLRPEEIDEQVLGGRITLSDLPAPDLFIRTGGEKRISNFLLWQLAYTELWFTDLLWPELDAATLQRAIDDYSGRERRFGLTGAQLAAPDETPE, encoded by the coding sequence ATGTCTTCCGAAACCGGTTCCGCCGCGCGAATCCCGCGCCACCTGGCCGTCATCATGGATGGCAACGGGCGGTGGGCGCAGCGCCGGCGTCGGCCGCGTGTGATCGGCCACCGCGCCGGGGCCCGCGCGGTCAACGTCTGCGTCGACTTCTGCCTGGCCAAGGGCATCGAGGTCCTGACCCTGTTCGCGTTTTCCAGCGAGAACTGGGGGCGGCCGGAGGATGAGGTCGGCGCGCTGATGAAGCTGTTCATGGGCGCGCTCGAGCGCGAGGTCGACGAGCTCGACCGCCGCGGCGTGCGCGTCCGTTTCATCGGCGAACGCGAGCGCTTCAGCGACGCGATCGTCGCCCGCATGGACGCTGCCGAGGCGCAGACAGCCGGCAACGCGAAGCTGCACCTGGTGATCGCCGCCAGCTACGGCGGGCGCTGGGACATCGCCCGCGCCGCCCGCCTGCTCGCCCAGGACGTGGCCGACGGCAAGCTGCGGCCGGAGGAGATCGACGAGCAGGTTCTGGGCGGGCGCATCACGCTGTCCGACCTCCCCGCGCCCGACCTGTTCATCCGCACCGGTGGCGAGAAGCGGATCAGCAATTTCCTGCTGTGGCAACTGGCCTATACCGAACTGTGGTTCACCGATCTGTTGTGGCCCGAGCTGGATGCGGCGACACTGCAACGCGCGATCGACGACTACAGCGGCCGCGAACGCCGCTTCGGCCTGACCGGCGCGCAGTTGGCCGCTCCCGACGAGACTCCCGAATGA
- a CDS encoding phosphatidate cytidylyltransferase, whose protein sequence is MTRTRTLAALVMAPLAILAILLLPTDWMMMLVAVVFLLGLWEWFDLAEIEDTLARTVLLVAHLAVMVALVWASRSTTGFSFVLFQLMTVVGVIWWLLALAWLGRYTFASDHETYARVFKLAAGALSIIPAWCALAWIHAGEPNGHRWLLTALAVVWAADTGAYFTGRKFGGKLFKGRKLAPRISPNKTVEGLAGGMLAAVAAGIGFSLIAGAGVAQLPAVALVSLAAGLFSVVGDLFESLLKRHAGVKDSGHLIPGHGGILDRLDGVLAALPAFALGKALLGF, encoded by the coding sequence ATGACCCGCACCCGTACCCTCGCCGCACTGGTGATGGCCCCGCTCGCGATCCTCGCGATCCTGCTGCTGCCGACCGACTGGATGATGATGCTGGTCGCGGTGGTGTTCCTGCTGGGCCTGTGGGAGTGGTTCGACCTGGCCGAGATCGAGGACACCCTCGCCCGCACCGTGCTGCTGGTCGCCCACCTGGCGGTGATGGTGGCGCTGGTGTGGGCTTCGCGATCGACAACCGGCTTCAGCTTCGTGCTGTTCCAGCTGATGACCGTGGTCGGCGTGATCTGGTGGTTGCTGGCGCTCGCCTGGCTGGGTCGCTACACGTTCGCCAGCGACCATGAGACCTACGCACGCGTGTTCAAGCTGGCCGCCGGTGCGCTCAGCATCATCCCGGCCTGGTGTGCACTGGCGTGGATCCACGCCGGCGAGCCCAATGGCCACCGCTGGCTGCTGACCGCCCTTGCGGTGGTCTGGGCGGCCGACACGGGGGCCTACTTCACCGGCCGCAAGTTCGGCGGCAAGTTGTTCAAGGGCCGCAAGCTGGCACCGCGCATCAGCCCGAACAAGACCGTCGAAGGCCTGGCCGGCGGCATGCTCGCCGCCGTAGCGGCCGGTATCGGCTTCAGCCTGATCGCCGGCGCCGGCGTCGCCCAGTTGCCGGCGGTCGCGCTGGTGTCGCTGGCCGCGGGCCTGTTCTCGGTGGTCGGCGACCTGTTCGAGAGCCTGCTCAAGCGCCACGCCGGTGTTAAGGACTCAGGACACCTGATCCCCGGCCACGGCGGGATCCTCGACCGTCTCGACGGTGTCCTCGCGGCGTTGCCCGCCTTCGCGCTGGGCAAGGCGCTGCTGGGCTTCTGA
- a CDS encoding 1-deoxy-D-xylulose-5-phosphate reductoisomerase, producing MKRVAVLGATGSIGASALDVIARHPTALRATVLAAGRQVDALVELCRQHRPEHAVIADEAMLGRLRDRLRGAGLSTIAHAGDAALVELVGGDACDTVVAAIVGAAGLPSTLAAARAGKRLLLANKESLVLAGELLMAAAREGGATIVPIDSEHNAIFQCLPDAPARDGLARIILTASGGPFRGRSRASLRDVTVEQAVAHPKWSMGPKISVDSATLMNKGLEVIEAHHLFDVDGDRIQVLVHPQSLVHSLVEFVDGSTLAQLGLPDMRTALAVGFAWPQRIASGVSGLDLLAEGGRLEFEPPDLDAFPCLRLAFDALAAGGTAPAVLNAANEVAVSAFLQRRVGFLSIPAIVEDTLAALPAIPAVSLDALHDADAAARRHASRAVDDRSSA from the coding sequence ATGAAACGGGTTGCCGTCCTCGGCGCCACGGGGTCGATCGGCGCCTCGGCGCTGGACGTGATCGCGCGCCATCCCACCGCGTTGCGGGCCACCGTGCTCGCCGCCGGCCGCCAGGTCGACGCCCTCGTGGAGTTGTGCCGCCAGCACCGCCCCGAGCACGCAGTGATCGCCGACGAGGCCATGCTTGGCCGCCTTCGCGACCGGCTGCGGGGCGCCGGGCTTTCCACCATTGCCCACGCGGGCGATGCCGCGCTGGTCGAACTGGTCGGCGGCGACGCCTGCGACACCGTGGTCGCCGCCATCGTCGGGGCCGCCGGCCTGCCGTCGACGCTGGCCGCGGCCCGCGCCGGCAAGCGCCTGCTGCTGGCCAACAAGGAATCGCTGGTGCTTGCCGGCGAACTCCTGATGGCGGCCGCGCGCGAAGGCGGCGCAACGATCGTCCCGATCGACAGCGAGCACAACGCGATCTTCCAGTGCCTGCCCGATGCGCCCGCGCGCGACGGTCTGGCGCGGATCATCCTGACCGCCTCGGGCGGGCCGTTCCGCGGCCGCAGCCGGGCATCGCTGCGGGACGTGACGGTCGAGCAGGCCGTGGCACATCCGAAGTGGTCGATGGGCCCGAAGATTTCGGTCGACTCGGCCACCCTCATGAACAAGGGGCTCGAGGTGATCGAGGCCCACCACCTGTTCGACGTCGACGGCGACCGGATCCAGGTCCTCGTGCATCCGCAGAGCCTGGTCCACTCGCTGGTGGAATTCGTCGACGGCTCGACCCTGGCCCAGCTTGGCCTGCCGGACATGCGCACCGCGCTGGCGGTCGGGTTCGCTTGGCCGCAGCGCATCGCCTCGGGCGTCAGCGGGCTGGACCTGCTGGCCGAGGGCGGGCGGTTGGAATTCGAACCGCCGGACCTGGACGCCTTCCCGTGCCTGAGGCTGGCCTTCGACGCGCTGGCCGCCGGCGGCACCGCGCCGGCGGTCCTCAACGCCGCCAACGAAGTTGCTGTTTCAGCGTTTCTTCAGCGCCGGGTGGGTTTCCTGTCGATCCCTGCGATCGTCGAGGACACCCTCGCGGCACTTCCGGCCATTCCCGCGGTCTCACTCGACGCCCTGCACGACGCCGACGCCGCCGCGCGGCGCCACGCCAGCCGTGCGGTCGACGACAGGTCGAGCGCATGA
- the rseP gene encoding RIP metalloprotease RseP, producing the protein MSELLGSIWWLIVSLGVLVTFHEFGHYWVARRCGVRVLRFSVGFGRPLWSRRGRDGTEYVVAAIPLGGYVKMLDEREGDVPDGQLDQAFNRKSVWKRIAIVAAGPIANLLLCIALLWAMFVIGRPDYAPVVGDANGIAAEAGLQRGDRVLAVGQRETPTWSDLQLALLPAALDRADVELRVLTANDTPARRMLALSALPARFDERRAIAEIGLTPRHMLVPPVIGRVAPDTAAWGVLAEGDRITAIDGQPVQSWNDIGPMVQQLGDRDGPAMVEVERDGDRLALELTPTRITPEDGGEPYWALGVSSVRPDMPEMDAELRHGPVAAIPAALRETVHQAGELVSMIGRAFTGRVEVENTVAGPITIARAANAYADQGPAWYLSLLAMLSLSLGILNLLPIPILDGGHLLYYLIELVKGSPVSERTMAVGQYVGLVLIVGLMGLAFYNDIVNNLMR; encoded by the coding sequence ATGTCTGAGTTGCTTGGATCGATCTGGTGGCTGATCGTCAGCCTCGGCGTGCTGGTGACTTTCCACGAGTTCGGCCACTACTGGGTGGCACGGCGCTGCGGGGTCCGGGTACTGCGGTTCTCGGTCGGCTTCGGTCGACCGCTGTGGTCACGCCGGGGACGCGACGGCACCGAGTACGTGGTCGCGGCGATCCCGCTGGGTGGTTACGTCAAGATGCTGGACGAGCGCGAGGGCGACGTCCCCGACGGTCAGCTCGACCAGGCCTTCAACCGCAAGTCGGTGTGGAAGCGGATCGCGATCGTCGCCGCCGGCCCCATCGCCAACCTGCTGCTCTGCATTGCGCTGCTGTGGGCGATGTTCGTGATCGGCCGTCCGGACTATGCCCCGGTGGTGGGTGACGCCAACGGCATCGCGGCCGAAGCCGGCCTTCAGCGTGGCGACCGCGTGCTGGCCGTGGGCCAGCGCGAGACCCCCACCTGGAGCGATCTGCAACTTGCGCTCCTACCCGCCGCGCTGGACCGGGCCGACGTCGAGCTGCGGGTCCTGACCGCCAATGACACCCCCGCCCGGCGCATGCTGGCGCTGTCCGCGCTGCCGGCCCGGTTCGACGAGCGCCGCGCGATCGCCGAGATCGGACTGACGCCGCGCCACATGCTGGTCCCGCCGGTGATCGGCCGGGTGGCCCCCGATACCGCGGCATGGGGCGTGCTGGCCGAAGGCGACCGGATCACCGCGATCGACGGCCAGCCGGTGCAGTCGTGGAACGACATCGGCCCGATGGTCCAGCAACTTGGCGATCGCGACGGCCCGGCGATGGTCGAGGTCGAGCGCGACGGCGACCGGCTGGCACTGGAGCTGACGCCCACCCGCATCACCCCCGAGGACGGCGGCGAACCGTACTGGGCGCTCGGCGTGAGTTCGGTGCGGCCCGACATGCCCGAGATGGACGCCGAGCTGCGCCACGGGCCGGTCGCCGCCATCCCGGCCGCCCTGCGTGAAACCGTGCACCAGGCCGGGGAACTGGTCTCCATGATCGGCCGTGCCTTCACCGGCCGGGTCGAGGTCGAGAACACCGTCGCCGGCCCGATAACGATCGCCCGGGCGGCCAATGCCTACGCCGACCAGGGCCCGGCCTGGTACCTGTCGCTGCTGGCGATGCTGTCGCTCAGCCTGGGCATCCTCAACCTGCTGCCGATCCCGATCTTGGACGGCGGTCACCTGCTGTATTACCTTATCGAGCTGGTCAAGGGCAGCCCGGTCAGCGAGCGGACGATGGCTGTCGGGCAGTACGTGGGCCTGGTGCTGATCGTCGGGCTGATGGGCCTGGCGTTCTACAACGACATCGTCAACAACCTGATGCGCTGA
- the bamA gene encoding outer membrane protein assembly factor BamA has translation MTRPTNRRLLALALASALSTAPALPVLAQTATAAPVAPFTVSDIRVDGLQRISAGTVFTYLPIERGDTVDQGQVGDAIRALYKTGFFEDVRIGHQGNILVVTVTERPAINKLTLSGNKDIKTEDLMKGLADIGLTEGNTFDRLSLDRVTQELTRQYNNRGKYNVAITPTVTTLPRNRVDVAIAVKEGKAARIQHINLVGNELFEDEEILDTWESGEHNWMSWYRRDDQYSREKLSGDLEKLNNFYLDRGYVDFAIDSTQVSISPDKQDMFITAGVTEGDQYKVSSVTVTGDTVLPKEEIENMVLVKPDQIFSRRLLEISSDAITATLGNVGYAFAQVNPIPDVNREDKTVGINMQVVPGPRVNVRRVVFKGNSRTADEVLRREMRQFEGSWYSQAAIDRSKIRLQGLGYFDTVDVETQPVAGTHDQVDVVYTVNEVAAGSFVFGLGYSALTGLSTQIQLSQNNFLGSGNRIAVQAQRNAYLQRYDFSFLNPYFTDNGVSLGYNLRWSEFDNSDFNTAQYSSTSGVGQVVLGVPITETDSITALLGIDSNQIFAFRGRTPDSLVDYIDAIGQRTFHAWRGEIGWGRNTLNSALTPTRGTNQRVWLEATLPGSTVEYYKLNYSFSKFWPLSRHLVLNTRTDLGYGDSYGDEFVRNVCFTGGSVVDTDGDPDTPPVFVPGPDPTEPCLTDSPDFVETITADGLPFFENFYAGGVRSVRGFTDNTLGPKEAAAGSNYLQPIGGAFKTTGSLEMFFPTLIDSTAARVSAFVDVGNVYRDFDTWDAGELRASTGVALMWRSPMGPISISYAYPFRKEEGDDLERLQFTFGGTF, from the coding sequence ATGACGCGACCCACCAATCGCCGCCTGCTTGCCCTCGCCCTCGCCTCGGCGCTCTCGACCGCCCCGGCATTGCCTGTGCTGGCACAGACGGCCACGGCCGCCCCGGTTGCCCCGTTCACGGTGAGCGACATCCGGGTCGACGGCCTGCAGCGCATTTCCGCCGGCACCGTCTTCACCTACCTGCCGATCGAGCGGGGTGACACGGTCGACCAGGGCCAGGTCGGCGACGCGATCCGCGCGCTCTACAAGACCGGTTTCTTCGAGGACGTGCGGATCGGGCACCAGGGCAACATCCTGGTGGTCACCGTGACCGAGCGGCCGGCGATCAACAAGCTGACCCTGAGCGGCAACAAGGACATCAAGACCGAGGACCTGATGAAGGGCCTGGCCGACATCGGCCTGACGGAGGGCAACACCTTCGACCGGCTGAGCCTGGACCGCGTGACCCAGGAGCTGACCCGCCAGTACAACAACCGCGGCAAGTACAACGTCGCGATCACCCCCACGGTGACGACGCTGCCGCGCAACCGCGTGGACGTCGCAATCGCCGTCAAGGAAGGCAAGGCCGCCCGCATCCAGCACATCAACCTGGTCGGCAACGAGCTGTTCGAGGACGAGGAGATCCTGGACACCTGGGAGTCGGGCGAGCACAACTGGATGAGCTGGTACCGCCGCGACGACCAGTACTCGCGCGAGAAGCTCTCCGGCGACCTGGAAAAGCTCAACAACTTCTACCTCGATCGCGGCTACGTCGACTTCGCCATCGACTCCACCCAGGTCTCGATCAGCCCCGACAAGCAGGACATGTTCATCACCGCCGGCGTGACCGAAGGTGACCAGTACAAGGTGTCCAGCGTGACGGTGACCGGCGATACGGTCCTGCCGAAGGAGGAGATCGAGAACATGGTGCTGGTCAAGCCCGACCAGATTTTCTCGCGCCGCCTGCTCGAGATCAGCTCCGATGCGATCACCGCCACCCTCGGCAACGTCGGCTACGCGTTCGCACAGGTCAACCCGATCCCCGACGTGAACCGCGAGGACAAGACCGTCGGCATCAACATGCAGGTGGTGCCGGGCCCGCGCGTCAACGTGCGCCGGGTGGTGTTCAAGGGCAACAGCCGCACCGCCGACGAGGTGCTGCGCCGCGAGATGCGCCAGTTCGAGGGCAGCTGGTACTCGCAGGCCGCGATCGACCGCTCCAAGATCCGCCTGCAGGGCTTGGGCTATTTCGACACGGTCGACGTCGAGACCCAGCCGGTGGCGGGCACGCACGACCAGGTGGACGTGGTCTACACCGTCAACGAGGTCGCCGCGGGCAGCTTCGTGTTCGGCCTGGGCTATTCCGCGCTGACCGGCCTGAGCACCCAGATCCAGCTGTCGCAGAACAACTTCCTGGGCAGCGGCAACCGCATCGCGGTGCAGGCGCAGCGCAATGCGTACCTGCAGCGCTATGACTTCTCGTTCCTCAACCCCTACTTCACCGACAACGGCGTCTCGCTGGGCTACAACCTGCGCTGGAGCGAGTTCGACAACTCCGACTTCAACACCGCGCAGTACTCGTCCACCAGCGGCGTTGGCCAGGTGGTACTGGGCGTGCCGATCACCGAGACCGACAGCATCACCGCGCTGCTGGGCATCGACAGCAACCAGATCTTCGCCTTCCGCGGCCGCACGCCGGACTCGCTGGTGGACTACATCGACGCCATCGGCCAGCGCACGTTCCACGCCTGGCGCGGCGAGATCGGCTGGGGCCGTAACACGCTCAACAGCGCGCTCACCCCGACCCGCGGCACCAACCAGCGCGTCTGGCTCGAGGCGACCCTGCCGGGCTCGACGGTCGAGTACTACAAGCTCAACTACAGCTTCTCCAAGTTCTGGCCGCTGTCGCGCCACCTGGTACTCAACACGCGCACCGACCTGGGCTACGGCGACAGCTACGGCGACGAGTTCGTACGCAACGTCTGCTTCACCGGCGGCAGCGTGGTCGATACCGACGGCGATCCGGATACCCCGCCGGTGTTCGTGCCAGGCCCGGACCCGACCGAGCCGTGCCTGACCGATTCGCCGGACTTCGTCGAGACGATCACCGCCGACGGCCTGCCGTTCTTCGAAAACTTCTACGCCGGCGGCGTGCGCTCGGTGCGCGGTTTCACCGACAACACGCTGGGTCCGAAGGAGGCCGCTGCGGGCAGCAACTACCTGCAGCCGATCGGCGGCGCGTTCAAGACCACCGGCTCGCTGGAGATGTTCTTCCCGACCCTGATCGACAGCACCGCGGCGCGCGTGTCGGCGTTCGTCGACGTCGGCAACGTCTACCGCGACTTCGACACCTGGGATGCCGGTGAACTGCGTGCATCCACCGGCGTGGCGCTGATGTGGCGCTCGCCGATGGGCCCGATCTCGATCAGCTATGCCTACCCCTTCCGCAAGGAAGAGGGAGACGACCTGGAGCGCCTGCAGTTCACCTTCGGCGGCACGTTCTGA
- the lpxD gene encoding UDP-3-O-(3-hydroxymyristoyl)glucosamine N-acyltransferase: protein MTRAAATFTATELAQRFSLGLRGDGGVQLEGVGTLAGAGAGQLAFLANPRYRSQLASTAAGAVVMREADADGYTGTALVAADPYAAFAKISALFEPVPVRPAGIHPSADIDPTATVAADAHVGAFVSIGARSRIEAGAVLGPGCVIGDDCVVGAGSELIARVTLVTRVQLGQRVRIHPGAVLGADGFGLAMDAGRWLKVPQHGGVVIGDDCEIGANTCIDRGAIEDTVLEEDVRLDNQIQIGHNVRIGAHTAMAGCTAVAGSARIGRYCLIGGGAGILGHLEVCDRVVITAMSLVSSSIREPGEYSSGTGLMDNRSWRKNAARFKQLDSLVRQWRGRGD, encoded by the coding sequence GTGACCCGCGCTGCCGCCACCTTCACCGCCACCGAGCTGGCCCAACGCTTCTCGCTCGGGCTGCGCGGTGACGGTGGAGTGCAGCTGGAAGGCGTCGGCACGCTCGCCGGCGCCGGCGCCGGGCAACTCGCCTTCCTCGCCAATCCGCGCTACCGCAGCCAGCTGGCATCGACCGCCGCCGGTGCCGTGGTCATGCGCGAGGCGGACGCGGACGGATACACCGGAACCGCGCTGGTCGCCGCCGATCCGTACGCGGCCTTCGCGAAGATCTCCGCGTTGTTCGAACCGGTACCGGTGCGCCCGGCGGGCATCCACCCATCGGCCGACATCGACCCGACCGCGACCGTGGCCGCCGATGCCCATGTCGGCGCCTTCGTCAGCATCGGCGCGCGCAGCCGGATCGAGGCCGGGGCGGTCCTGGGTCCGGGTTGCGTCATCGGCGATGACTGCGTGGTTGGTGCCGGCAGCGAACTGATCGCCCGCGTCACCCTGGTTACCCGCGTGCAGCTGGGCCAGCGCGTGCGGATCCATCCCGGCGCGGTGCTCGGCGCCGACGGCTTCGGCCTGGCGATGGACGCGGGGCGCTGGCTCAAGGTGCCGCAGCACGGCGGCGTGGTGATCGGCGACGACTGCGAGATCGGGGCCAACACCTGCATCGACCGCGGTGCGATCGAGGACACCGTGCTCGAAGAGGACGTGCGCCTCGACAACCAGATCCAGATCGGCCACAACGTCCGCATCGGCGCACACACGGCGATGGCGGGCTGCACCGCGGTCGCCGGCAGCGCGCGCATCGGACGCTACTGCCTGATCGGCGGCGGTGCCGGCATCCTCGGACACCTGGAGGTCTGCGACCGCGTGGTCATCACCGCGATGAGCCTGGTCAGCAGCTCGATCCGCGAACCGGGCGAGTACTCTTCCGGGACCGGCCTGATGGACAATCGCAGCTGGCGCAAGAACGCAGCGCGCTTCAAGCAGCTCGACAGCCTCGTCCGCCAGTGGCGCGGGCGCGGTGACTGA
- the fabZ gene encoding 3-hydroxyacyl-ACP dehydratase FabZ, with amino-acid sequence MKLPIDVPTIHALLPHRYPFLLVDRVVELEPNKRVLAYKNVTANENFFNGHFPGRPVMPGVLVIEALAQAGGLLTQLSTGGESDGKLFYLVKVDGAKFSKMVVPGDKLELEVILKRTIRNMALYQGIARVDGEQVACADILCAEVVNEA; translated from the coding sequence GTGAAACTGCCGATCGACGTCCCCACCATCCACGCGCTGCTGCCGCACCGCTACCCGTTCCTGCTGGTCGACCGCGTCGTCGAGCTCGAACCCAACAAGCGCGTGTTGGCCTACAAGAACGTCACCGCGAACGAGAACTTCTTCAACGGCCACTTCCCGGGCCGTCCGGTGATGCCCGGCGTGCTGGTGATCGAGGCGCTGGCACAGGCAGGCGGCCTGCTGACCCAGCTGTCCACCGGCGGCGAAAGCGACGGCAAGCTGTTCTACCTGGTCAAGGTGGACGGCGCGAAGTTCAGCAAGATGGTGGTGCCGGGCGACAAGCTCGAGCTGGAGGTGATCCTCAAGCGCACCATCCGCAACATGGCGCTCTACCAGGGCATCGCGCGCGTGGACGGCGAACAGGTCGCCTGCGCCGACATCCTCTGCGCCGAGGTCGTCAACGAAGCATGA